One genomic window of Haemophilus haemolyticus includes the following:
- the lepB gene encoding signal peptidase I: MSNLFFVILLAVGFGVWKVLDYFQLPNTFSIVLLILTALSGVLWCYHYFVVTPKRNRKIARAEQRSGQVLTDEEKAEIEPISEASEFLSSLFPVLSVVFLVRSFLFEPFQIPSGSMEPTLRVGDFLVVNKYAYGVKDPIFQNTIIAGEKPQRGDVIVFKAPQQALIRTGLGATRAAFAENLALSSKDNMSGVDYIKRIVGKSGDRVIFDAEQKTLKVVYGKEGKPCEVDCETKVFEYSQNPTNPAFPNELELTEKGDVTHNVLISEYRRYSGPEFFPQEGMQTAEWLVPEGQYFVMGDHRDHSDDSRFWGFVPEKNIVGKATYIWMSLEKEANDWPTGFRFDRFFTAIK; the protein is encoded by the coding sequence ATGTCAAATTTATTTTTTGTGATTTTACTGGCTGTGGGTTTTGGTGTTTGGAAAGTTTTAGATTATTTTCAATTACCAAACACATTCAGTATTGTATTACTAATTTTGACCGCACTTTCAGGCGTATTATGGTGCTACCATTATTTTGTGGTAACACCAAAACGTAATCGTAAAATCGCACGTGCTGAACAGCGTTCAGGCCAAGTATTAACTGACGAAGAAAAAGCAGAAATTGAACCGATTTCCGAAGCCTCTGAGTTTTTATCATCTCTTTTTCCAGTGCTTTCTGTCGTATTCTTAGTACGCTCTTTTTTATTTGAACCATTTCAAATTCCATCTGGTTCAATGGAACCGACCTTACGCGTTGGCGATTTTTTGGTTGTGAACAAATATGCTTATGGTGTGAAAGATCCGATTTTCCAAAACACCATTATTGCTGGTGAAAAACCACAACGAGGTGATGTAATTGTATTTAAAGCACCACAACAAGCTTTAATTCGTACTGGTCTTGGGGCAACTCGAGCAGCCTTTGCAGAAAATCTTGCGTTAAGTTCAAAAGATAATATGTCTGGTGTTGATTATATTAAGCGTATTGTTGGAAAGAGCGGAGATCGCGTCATTTTTGATGCGGAACAAAAAACGCTAAAAGTGGTATATGGCAAAGAAGGTAAACCTTGTGAGGTTGATTGCGAAACCAAGGTGTTTGAATATTCACAAAATCCAACAAATCCTGCTTTTCCGAATGAATTAGAATTGACTGAAAAAGGTGATGTGACACACAATGTGTTGATTAGTGAGTATCGTCGTTATTCAGGTCCTGAGTTTTTCCCACAAGAAGGTATGCAAACTGCAGAATGGCTTGTGCCAGAAGGGCAGTATTTTGTGATGGGCGATCACCGCGATCACAGCGATGATAGCCGTTTCTGGGGCTTTGTACCTGAAAAAAATATTGTGGGTAAAGCTACTTATATTTGGATGAGCTTAGAAAAAGAAGCGAATGATTGGCCAACCGGTTTCCGCTTTGATCGTTTCTTTACAGCAATAAAATAA
- the rsmC gene encoding 16S rRNA (guanine(1207)-N(2))-methyltransferase RsmC: MISLESQVLERHISFFDGKSVLFAGGISDNFPQTLASKCQSIQIWSCYFDYARTQSAVNFSVEFQGQADLIVYYWTKNKQEVNFQLLQLLAQAPIGQEILIIGENRCGVRSVEKTLEHYGEIAKIDSARRCGLYHFSLQNKPYFELKNFWKTYQHPTLKDLTIYSLPGVFSAAELDTGTELLLSTIDNKIKGKVLDLGCGAGVIGSMIKKRSPNAQITMTDIHAMALESARKTVSENQLQGKVYASDVFSDIEGKFDLIISNPPFHDGIDTAYRAVTELINQAKWHLNQGGELRIVANSFLPYPELLRQHFGDYNVLAQTGKFKVYSVKN, from the coding sequence GTGATTTCTCTAGAGAGCCAAGTTTTAGAACGACATATTTCATTTTTTGATGGTAAATCAGTATTATTTGCCGGCGGTATTTCTGACAATTTTCCTCAAACATTAGCCTCTAAATGCCAATCAATCCAAATTTGGAGTTGCTATTTTGACTATGCAAGAACGCAAAGTGCGGTCAATTTTTCCGTTGAATTTCAAGGTCAAGCTGATTTAATCGTTTATTATTGGACTAAAAATAAACAAGAAGTAAATTTCCAACTGCTTCAACTATTAGCTCAGGCGCCTATTGGCCAAGAAATATTAATTATTGGAGAAAACCGTTGTGGTGTGCGTTCAGTAGAAAAAACATTAGAACACTATGGTGAAATAGCGAAAATTGACTCTGCTCGTCGTTGCGGTTTATACCATTTTTCACTACAAAACAAACCGTACTTTGAACTTAAAAATTTCTGGAAAACCTATCAACATCCTACGCTAAAAGACTTAACCATATATAGTTTACCTGGGGTATTTAGTGCAGCGGAATTAGATACGGGCACAGAATTGTTACTTTCAACCATTGATAATAAAATAAAAGGAAAAGTACTCGATCTTGGCTGTGGGGCGGGAGTAATTGGCTCTATGATAAAAAAACGCTCTCCTAACGCACAAATTACCATGACTGATATTCATGCGATGGCGTTAGAATCAGCGCGTAAAACAGTTTCTGAAAATCAATTACAAGGCAAGGTTTACGCCAGTGATGTCTTTTCTGATATAGAAGGAAAATTTGATTTGATCATTTCGAATCCTCCATTCCATGATGGCATTGATACTGCCTACCGAGCAGTGACAGAACTCATTAATCAAGCAAAATGGCACCTCAATCAAGGTGGAGAATTACGCATTGTCGCCAATTCATTTTTGCCTTATCCCGAATTACTGAGACAACATTTCGGTGATTACAACGTTCTTGCTCAAACAGGAAAATTTAAAGTGTATTCAGTGAAAAATTAG
- a CDS encoding lipoprotein yields MKKILSAALMATLLSGCQVLDLVQGTSQKASKVSKPVLTPAQTEVLQKLDAQFQRILAKGIEIEFNGEKYVKQTQAVKGDDPRFVSLALSKNSEARKAVLSDTFYLTDVSHEKAITERYFAKNKETCQLQVVKSDIHDYYACASDKFKRYVALVHKDKNIIAYRSYTSYQVEPTQAEERAIIKALVDYPFDSIAR; encoded by the coding sequence ATGAAAAAAATTCTCTCTGCAGCCTTAATGGCAACGTTACTATCTGGATGTCAAGTTCTCGACCTTGTTCAAGGTACGTCTCAAAAGGCATCTAAAGTATCAAAGCCGGTATTAACTCCTGCTCAAACTGAAGTATTACAAAAGTTAGATGCGCAGTTTCAGCGTATTTTAGCTAAAGGCATCGAAATTGAATTCAATGGTGAGAAATATGTGAAACAAACACAAGCAGTAAAAGGTGACGATCCTCGTTTTGTGAGTTTGGCATTAAGTAAAAACAGTGAGGCTCGTAAAGCTGTACTAAGTGATACATTCTATTTAACTGATGTTTCTCATGAGAAAGCTATTACGGAACGTTATTTTGCAAAAAATAAAGAGACCTGCCAGTTACAGGTTGTGAAATCAGATATTCATGATTATTATGCTTGTGCCAGTGATAAATTTAAACGTTACGTTGCTTTAGTGCACAAAGATAAAAATATTATTGCTTATCGTAGTTATACCTCATATCAAGTGGAACCTACACAGGCTGAAGAACGTGCGATTATTAAGGCATTAGTCGATTATCCATTTGATAGTATTGCTCGTTAA
- the era gene encoding GTPase Era, with protein sequence MTEQFDKTYCGFIAIVGRPNVGKSTLLNKILGQKISITSRKAQTTRHRIVGIKTEGAYQEIYVDTPGLHIEEKRAINRLMNRAASSAIGDVDLIIFVVDGTHWNADDEMVLNKLRNAKAPVVLAINKVDNIKNKDDLLPFITELSSKFDFSHIVPISAQRGNNVNELEKIVRRSLREGVHHFPEDYVTDRSQRFMASEIIREKLMRFTGEELPYSVTVEIEQFKVNERGTYEINGLILVEREGQKKMVIGASGQKIKTIGMEARADMERLFDNKVHLELWVKVKSGWADDERALRSLGYMDE encoded by the coding sequence ATGACCGAACAATTCGACAAAACCTATTGCGGCTTTATTGCTATCGTAGGTCGCCCAAATGTGGGTAAATCAACGCTCTTAAATAAAATTTTAGGACAAAAAATTTCAATTACATCGCGTAAAGCACAAACCACGCGTCACCGTATTGTTGGGATTAAGACTGAAGGGGCGTATCAAGAAATCTATGTGGATACTCCGGGACTTCATATTGAAGAGAAGCGGGCTATTAATCGTTTAATGAACCGTGCAGCAAGTAGTGCTATCGGTGATGTTGATTTAATTATTTTTGTAGTAGATGGCACACACTGGAATGCAGATGATGAAATGGTACTAAACAAATTACGCAATGCAAAAGCACCTGTTGTGTTAGCTATTAACAAAGTAGATAACATCAAAAATAAAGATGATTTATTGCCGTTTATTACAGAACTTAGTAGTAAATTTGATTTTTCTCACATTGTGCCAATTTCTGCACAGCGTGGTAATAATGTTAATGAATTAGAGAAAATTGTACGACGATCTTTACGCGAAGGTGTACATCATTTTCCAGAAGATTATGTCACAGACCGTTCGCAACGTTTTATGGCATCGGAAATAATCCGTGAAAAATTAATGCGTTTTACCGGTGAAGAATTGCCTTACTCTGTGACTGTTGAAATTGAACAGTTCAAAGTGAATGAACGTGGCACTTATGAAATAAATGGATTAATTCTCGTTGAACGTGAAGGTCAGAAAAAAATGGTGATTGGTGCGAGCGGTCAAAAAATTAAAACCATTGGTATGGAAGCGCGTGCTGATATGGAACGTTTATTTGATAACAAAGTCCATCTTGAACTTTGGGTGAAAGTGAAGTCAGGTTGGGCAGATGATGAACGTGCACTGCGTAGTTTAGGATATATGGATGAATAA
- the fdhE gene encoding formate dehydrogenase accessory protein FdhE → MSIKILSESEIKQAANSFQTPAVLFANPKNLYQRRAKRLRDLAQNHPLSDYLLFAADIVESQLSTLEKNPLPPQQFEQLNDIEPLNAKTFKRNSIWREYLTEILDEIKPKANEQVSATIEFLEKASSAELEEMANKLLAQEFNLVSSDKAIFIWAALSLYWLQAAQQIPHNSQVENAENLHHCPVCGSLPVASIVQIGTSQGLRYLHCNLCESEWNLVRAQCTNCNSHDKLEMWSLDEELALIRAETCGSCESYLKIMFQEKDPHVEPVADDLASIFLDIEMEEKGFARSGLNPFVFPAEEA, encoded by the coding sequence ATGAGTATCAAAATCTTATCAGAATCAGAAATCAAACAAGCAGCGAATTCCTTCCAGACTCCTGCTGTATTATTTGCCAATCCTAAAAATCTTTATCAACGCAGAGCAAAACGTTTAAGAGACTTAGCACAAAATCACCCTCTATCAGATTATTTATTATTTGCTGCAGATATTGTTGAAAGCCAGCTTTCCACGTTAGAAAAAAATCCTTTACCGCCACAACAGTTTGAACAGCTAAATGATATAGAGCCACTAAATGCAAAAACCTTTAAAAGAAACAGCATCTGGCGTGAATACTTAACTGAAATTCTTGATGAGATTAAACCAAAGGCCAATGAGCAAGTCTCTGCTACGATTGAATTTCTTGAAAAAGCATCCTCTGCCGAATTAGAAGAAATGGCAAATAAGCTCTTAGCACAAGAATTTAATTTAGTCAGCAGTGATAAAGCCATCTTTATTTGGGCCGCACTTTCCCTTTATTGGTTACAAGCAGCCCAACAAATTCCTCATAATAGCCAAGTTGAAAACGCCGAAAATCTCCATCACTGCCCTGTTTGTGGCTCATTACCGGTCGCGAGTATTGTACAAATTGGTACATCACAAGGTTTACGCTACTTACATTGTAATTTATGTGAAAGTGAATGGAATTTAGTACGCGCACAATGCACCAACTGTAATAGCCACGACAAACTAGAAATGTGGTCGTTAGATGAAGAACTTGCACTTATTCGTGCCGAAACCTGTGGTAGCTGTGAAAGTTACTTAAAAATCATGTTCCAAGAAAAAGATCCTCATGTAGAGCCAGTAGCCGACGATTTGGCTTCTATTTTCTTAGATATTGAAATGGAAGAAAAAGGTTTCGCACGCAGCGGATTAAATCCATTTGTTTTTCCAGCAGAAGAAGCATAA
- the holD gene encoding DNA polymerase III subunit psi, producing the protein MNRRDLLLQEMGISQWTLYRPEVLQGSVGISVAENIRFITVSDENISGSPLLADVLLSLDLKKEDCLCLNYDQIQHIECKQPIRYWLLSENSDQIDRTLPFCMQAERVYRSPSWQQFQSNYQAKRELWQQIQQP; encoded by the coding sequence ATGAATAGACGTGATCTTCTTTTACAAGAAATGGGCATTTCCCAGTGGACGTTATATCGCCCAGAGGTGCTACAAGGTTCAGTAGGAATTAGTGTTGCTGAGAATATTCGCTTTATCACTGTTTCTGATGAAAATATAAGTGGCTCGCCTTTGTTGGCTGATGTGCTACTCAGCCTTGATCTTAAAAAAGAAGATTGCTTATGTTTGAATTACGATCAAATCCAGCATATCGAATGTAAGCAGCCTATTCGTTACTGGTTATTATCAGAAAATAGCGACCAAATTGACCGCACTTTACCATTTTGCATGCAGGCTGAGCGTGTTTATCGCTCGCCAAGTTGGCAACAATTTCAATCTAATTACCAAGCCAAACGAGAGTTGTGGCAACAAATTCAGCAGCCTTAA
- the rimI gene encoding ribosomal protein S18-alanine N-acetyltransferase, whose product MSIISQIEASDFDRLYEIEQQAHLVPWSFGTLKNNQGARYLNLKLIENNQIIGFAICQTVLDEATLFNIAILPSHQGNGLGKLLLNELIARLKEKGVQTLWLEVRESNPARFLYERIGFNEVDIRKNYYPKPSGGRENAVVMACYL is encoded by the coding sequence ATGTCTATTATTTCTCAAATTGAAGCCAGTGATTTCGACCGATTGTATGAAATCGAGCAGCAAGCACATCTTGTGCCTTGGTCATTTGGTACGTTAAAAAATAATCAAGGGGCGCGTTATCTCAATTTAAAATTAATAGAGAATAATCAGATTATTGGTTTTGCTATTTGCCAAACAGTATTGGATGAAGCGACTTTGTTTAATATTGCTATTTTACCGTCTCATCAAGGTAATGGATTGGGGAAATTATTGTTGAATGAGTTAATCGCTCGGCTGAAAGAAAAAGGCGTACAGACTTTATGGCTAGAAGTCAGAGAGTCTAACCCTGCTCGTTTTTTGTATGAAAGAATTGGTTTTAATGAAGTCGATATTCGAAAAAATTATTATCCGAAACCCAGTGGTGGACGAGAAAATGCCGTGGTAATGGCCTGTTATTTATAG
- the lepA gene encoding translation elongation factor 4, producing MKNIRNFSIIAHIDHGKSTLSDRLIQTCGGLSDREMEAQVLDSMDLERERGITIKAQSVTLNYKAKDGETYQLNFIDTPGHVDFSYEVSRSLAACEGALLVVDAGQGVEAQTLANCYTAIEMDLEVVPILNKIDLPAADPERVAEEIEDIVGIDAMEAVRCSAKTGVGIEDVLEEIVAKIPAPEGDPNAPLQALIIDSWFDNYLGVVSLVRIKNGVLRKGDKIKVMSTGQAYNVDRLGIFTPKQEDTTVLECGEVGWVVCAIKDILGAPVGDTLTLQHNPATEVLPGFKKVKPQVYAGLFPVSSDDYEAFRDALSKLSLNDASLFYEPETSTALGFGFRCGFLGLLHMEIIQERLEREYDLDLITTAPTVIYEVQLTNGDVVYVDSPSKLPPLNNIAEIREPIAECNMLVPQEYLGNVITLCVEKRGVQTNMVYHGNQIALTYEIPMGEVVLDFFDRLKSTSRGYASLDYGFKRFQAADMVRVDIMINSERVDALALIVHKDNSQYRGRELVEKMRELIPRQQFDIAIQAAIGNHIIARSTVKQLRKNVLAKCYGGDVSRKKKLLQKQKEGKKRMKSLGNVEVPQEAFLAILHVGKDK from the coding sequence ATGAAGAATATTCGCAACTTTTCTATTATTGCCCATATTGACCACGGTAAATCGACGCTTTCTGACCGTTTGATTCAAACTTGTGGTGGCCTTTCGGATCGTGAAATGGAAGCGCAAGTGCTAGATTCAATGGATCTTGAGCGTGAACGTGGAATTACCATCAAAGCACAAAGTGTTACTTTAAATTATAAAGCCAAAGATGGCGAAACTTATCAATTAAACTTTATCGATACGCCAGGACATGTGGACTTTTCCTATGAGGTATCTCGCTCTCTTGCTGCTTGTGAAGGGGCGTTGTTGGTGGTCGATGCAGGCCAAGGGGTAGAGGCCCAAACTCTGGCAAACTGTTATACCGCAATCGAAATGGATTTAGAAGTAGTACCGATTTTAAATAAAATCGACTTGCCTGCAGCTGATCCTGAACGCGTAGCTGAAGAAATTGAAGATATCGTGGGAATTGATGCGATGGAAGCGGTTCGATGCTCAGCTAAAACGGGTGTTGGTATCGAAGATGTATTAGAAGAAATCGTTGCAAAAATTCCAGCACCAGAAGGCGATCCTAATGCGCCATTACAAGCATTGATTATTGATTCTTGGTTTGATAATTATTTGGGCGTGGTGTCTTTAGTGCGTATTAAAAACGGGGTATTACGTAAAGGCGATAAAATTAAAGTGATGTCTACCGGACAAGCTTACAATGTAGATCGTTTAGGGATTTTCACGCCAAAACAAGAAGATACTACCGTTTTAGAATGCGGTGAAGTTGGTTGGGTAGTTTGTGCGATTAAAGATATTTTAGGTGCACCAGTTGGGGATACTTTAACGCTTCAACATAATCCAGCAACTGAGGTTTTACCAGGCTTTAAAAAAGTAAAACCGCAAGTGTATGCAGGTCTTTTCCCCGTTAGCTCAGATGATTATGAAGCATTCCGTGATGCGCTGAGTAAGTTGAGCTTAAATGATGCTTCACTTTTCTATGAGCCGGAAACTTCAACCGCACTTGGCTTTGGTTTCCGCTGTGGTTTTCTTGGCCTTTTACACATGGAAATCATTCAAGAGCGTCTAGAGCGTGAGTATGATTTAGATCTCATTACTACTGCGCCAACGGTTATTTACGAAGTGCAATTAACGAATGGTGATGTTGTTTACGTCGATAGTCCATCGAAATTACCTCCACTTAATAATATTGCTGAAATCCGTGAACCGATTGCAGAATGTAATATGTTAGTGCCACAAGAATATTTAGGTAACGTCATTACTCTTTGTGTAGAAAAACGTGGCGTCCAAACTAATATGGTATATCACGGTAATCAGATTGCGCTGACTTATGAAATTCCAATGGGTGAAGTTGTTCTAGACTTCTTTGACCGTTTAAAATCGACATCCCGTGGTTATGCTTCGTTAGATTACGGTTTCAAACGTTTCCAAGCTGCAGATATGGTTCGCGTGGATATTATGATTAACAGCGAACGAGTAGATGCTTTAGCTTTAATCGTTCATAAAGATAATTCACAATATCGTGGTCGTGAATTGGTTGAAAAAATGCGTGAGTTAATTCCTCGTCAGCAATTTGATATAGCTATTCAAGCAGCGATTGGAAACCACATTATTGCCCGTTCTACGGTGAAACAATTACGTAAAAACGTATTAGCAAAATGTTATGGTGGTGACGTGAGCCGTAAGAAAAAACTCTTACAGAAACAGAAAGAAGGTAAAAAACGTATGAAGTCTTTAGGTAACGTAGAAGTACCACAAGAAGCGTTTTTAGCAATTTTACATGTAGGAAAAGATAAATAA
- the rnc gene encoding ribonuclease III gives MNHLDRLEHKIGYRFNDIALLKQALTHRSAATQHNERLEFLGDSILNFTIAEALYHQFPRCNEGELSRMRATLVREPTLAMLARQFELGDYMSLGSGELKSGGFRRESILADCVEAIIGAMSLDQGLAVTTQVIRNWYQQLLAEIKPGDNQKDAKTRLQEYLQGKHLPLPTYEVVNIQGEAHCQIFTVECKVKSADKIDRTFVAKGSSRRKAEQAAAEQILKELDIK, from the coding sequence ATGAATCATTTAGATCGACTTGAGCATAAAATCGGCTATCGTTTTAATGATATTGCGCTCTTAAAGCAAGCACTTACGCATCGAAGTGCGGCGACTCAACATAATGAACGCCTAGAATTTCTAGGCGATTCTATTCTTAATTTTACTATCGCTGAGGCTCTTTATCATCAGTTTCCACGTTGTAATGAAGGTGAGCTGAGCCGTATGCGTGCTACTTTGGTGAGAGAGCCCACTTTAGCGATGTTAGCGCGTCAATTTGAATTGGGCGATTATATGTCGCTTGGTTCTGGTGAGCTAAAGAGCGGTGGTTTTCGCCGAGAATCTATTCTTGCCGATTGTGTAGAAGCGATTATTGGCGCAATGTCTTTGGATCAAGGATTGGCAGTGACGACCCAAGTGATTCGAAATTGGTATCAACAATTATTGGCTGAAATCAAACCAGGTGATAACCAAAAAGATGCGAAAACTCGTTTGCAAGAATATTTACAAGGTAAACATCTGCCATTGCCAACTTATGAAGTAGTAAATATTCAAGGGGAAGCTCATTGCCAAATTTTCACTGTTGAATGCAAAGTGAAAAGTGCGGATAAAATTGACCGTACTTTTGTGGCAAAAGGATCTAGCCGTCGTAAAGCCGAACAAGCGGCAGCAGAACAAATTTTAAAAGAACTGGACATAAAATGA
- the fdxH gene encoding formate dehydrogenase subunit beta: MAGTAQGVQTQDVIKISATSGLTPAPQARDHKVEVAKLIDVSACIGCKACQVGCSEWNDIRSDVNAQCHGIYDNPVDLNAKAWTVMRFNEVEENDRLEWLIRKDGCMHCAEPGCLKACPAPGAIIQYANGIVDFQSDKCIGCGYCIAGCPFNIPRMNPDDNRVYKCTLCVDRVSVGQEPACVKTCPTGAIRFGSKEEMKLYAEKRIADLKSRGYENAGLYDPPGVGGTHVMYVLHHADKPELYNGLPKDPQIDLSVTLWKDVLKPVAAVAMGGLALAEIAHYLTVGPNIEEDVEDHHHEFEEEKPSKGENNE; the protein is encoded by the coding sequence ATGGCTGGAACTGCTCAAGGCGTTCAAACGCAAGACGTTATTAAAATCTCCGCAACTTCAGGCTTAACGCCTGCACCACAAGCGCGAGATCATAAAGTTGAAGTAGCAAAATTAATCGATGTCAGTGCATGTATTGGTTGTAAAGCTTGCCAAGTTGGCTGCTCAGAGTGGAATGACATCCGCTCTGATGTAAATGCGCAGTGTCATGGTATTTACGATAACCCTGTAGATCTAAATGCTAAAGCATGGACTGTGATGCGCTTTAACGAAGTAGAAGAAAACGATCGTTTAGAATGGTTAATCCGTAAAGATGGCTGTATGCACTGTGCAGAACCTGGTTGTTTAAAGGCTTGTCCTGCACCAGGTGCTATCATTCAATACGCCAATGGTATTGTGGATTTTCAATCTGATAAATGTATCGGGTGTGGTTATTGTATTGCTGGCTGTCCATTCAACATTCCACGTATGAATCCGGATGACAACCGTGTGTACAAATGTACCCTTTGCGTGGACCGTGTTTCTGTAGGTCAAGAGCCTGCATGTGTGAAAACTTGTCCAACTGGTGCTATTCGTTTTGGTTCTAAAGAAGAAATGAAACTCTACGCAGAAAAACGCATAGCTGATTTAAAATCTCGTGGTTATGAAAATGCCGGGCTTTACGATCCACCAGGCGTAGGCGGAACACACGTAATGTATGTGTTACATCACGCGGATAAACCAGAGCTTTACAATGGTCTTCCAAAAGATCCACAAATTGATTTAAGTGTGACCTTATGGAAAGATGTATTGAAACCAGTAGCGGCAGTTGCAATGGGTGGCTTGGCATTAGCTGAAATCGCTCACTACTTAACTGTGGGTCCTAATATTGAAGAAGATGTGGAAGATCATCACCACGAATTTGAAGAAGAAAAACCATCTAAGGGGGAAAACAATGAGTAA
- a CDS encoding formate dehydrogenase subunit gamma, which yields MSKIEINNDTRIVRHRTPARISHWMLVICFFMTMFTGVAFFFPDFAWLTEILGTPQIARAIHPFTGILMFFAFIYLALLYWDHNIPEKNDIRWAKGVVEVLKGNEHAVADNGKYNFGQKMLFWTLNLAMVTLLITGIIMWRQYFSHYFSIPVLRFSILLHSLSAFMLFTGILVHMYMAFWIKGSIRGIVEGWVTVRWAKKHHPKWYREEILPELEKDLLNEQSGKKGKTKVLFKGFGK from the coding sequence ATGAGTAAAATTGAGATCAACAACGATACTCGAATCGTCCGCCATAGAACACCAGCGCGTATCAGTCACTGGATGTTGGTAATCTGTTTCTTTATGACAATGTTCACTGGTGTTGCGTTTTTCTTCCCTGATTTCGCATGGTTAACAGAAATTTTAGGTACACCACAAATTGCGCGTGCAATTCACCCATTCACTGGGATTTTAATGTTCTTTGCCTTCATCTACTTGGCATTATTGTACTGGGATCACAATATTCCAGAGAAAAACGATATTCGCTGGGCAAAAGGTGTCGTTGAAGTTCTTAAAGGGAATGAACACGCAGTTGCTGATAATGGCAAATATAACTTTGGTCAAAAAATGCTCTTCTGGACATTAAACTTGGCGATGGTAACGCTATTAATAACTGGCATCATTATGTGGCGTCAATATTTTTCGCACTACTTCTCAATCCCAGTATTACGTTTCTCGATTCTGCTCCATTCTTTGAGTGCATTTATGTTATTCACTGGTATCTTAGTGCATATGTATATGGCATTCTGGATTAAAGGTTCAATTCGAGGAATCGTTGAAGGTTGGGTAACCGTTCGTTGGGCGAAGAAACACCACCCGAAATGGTATCGCGAAGAAATTTTACCTGAGCTTGAAAAAGATTTACTCAACGAGCAATCAGGTAAAAAAGGCAAAACCAAAGTATTATTTAAAGGATTTGGCAAATAA